From the genome of Hymenobacter cellulosilyticus, one region includes:
- a CDS encoding GPW/gp25 family protein, protein MSNEYYRLPLDFETLLQRRALPRCSEEESIAQHLYLMLTTYFGESRYDPGFGCLVWEQDFEAMTNMRWKDAVQRSVEETVRSHEPRLEQVKVLVGVDDFEMKGVNQRIRKRLEVTVKAVLHRTNEPFAFRASLFVAPLSVS, encoded by the coding sequence ATGAGCAACGAGTATTACCGGCTTCCCCTCGATTTTGAAACCCTGTTGCAGCGCCGGGCTCTGCCGCGCTGCTCGGAGGAGGAGTCCATTGCCCAGCACCTGTATCTGATGCTGACCACCTACTTTGGCGAGTCGCGCTACGACCCGGGCTTCGGCTGCCTGGTCTGGGAGCAGGATTTTGAGGCCATGACCAACATGCGCTGGAAAGACGCCGTGCAGCGCTCCGTAGAGGAAACCGTCCGCAGCCACGAGCCCCGGCTGGAGCAGGTGAAAGTGCTGGTGGGTGTGGATGACTTCGAAATGAAAGGGGTAAACCAGCGGATTCGGAAGCGGCTGGAAGTGACGGTCAAGGCCGTGCTGCACCGCACCAACGAGCCGTTTGCCTTCCGCGCCAGCCTGTTTGTGGCGCCTTTATCTGTTAGCTAA